The following coding sequences are from one Streptomyces sp. NBC_01232 window:
- the groL gene encoding chaperonin GroEL (60 kDa chaperone family; promotes refolding of misfolded polypeptides especially under stressful conditions; forms two stacked rings of heptamers to form a barrel-shaped 14mer; ends can be capped by GroES; misfolded proteins enter the barrel where they are refolded when GroES binds), with protein sequence MAKILKFDEDARRALERGVNKLADTVKVTIGPKGRNVVIDKKFGAPTITNDGVTIAREVELDDPYENLGAQLVKEVATKTNDIAGDGTTTATVLAQALVREGLRNVAAGASPAALKKGIDAAVKAVSEELLATARPIEDKSDIAAVAALSAQDQQVGELIAEAMDKVGKDGVITVEESNTFGLELEFTEGMAFDKGYLSPYMVSDQERMEAVLDDPYILINQGKISSIQDLLPLLEKVIQAGASKPLLIIAEDVEGEALSTLVVNKIRGTFNAVAVKAPGFGDRRKAMLQDMATLTGATVIAEEVGLKLDQAGLDVLGSARRVTISKDDTTIVDGGGSHEEVLGRVNQIKAEIESTDSDWDREKLQERLAKLAGGVCVIKVGAATEVELKEKKHRLEDAISATRAAVEEGIVSGGGSALVHAVKVLEGNLGLSGDEATGVAVVRRAAVEPLRWIAENAGLEGYVITSKVAELDKGQGFNAATGEYGDLVKAGVIDPVKVTRSALENAASIASLLLTTETLVVEKPADDEGDAGHGHGHGHSH encoded by the coding sequence ATGGCGAAGATCCTGAAGTTCGACGAGGACGCCCGTCGCGCCCTCGAGCGCGGCGTCAACAAGCTTGCCGACACGGTCAAGGTGACGATCGGCCCCAAGGGCCGCAACGTCGTCATCGACAAGAAGTTCGGCGCCCCCACCATCACCAACGACGGTGTCACCATCGCTCGCGAGGTCGAGCTGGACGACCCGTACGAGAACCTGGGCGCGCAGCTCGTGAAGGAGGTGGCGACCAAGACCAACGACATCGCGGGTGACGGCACCACCACCGCCACCGTGCTGGCCCAGGCGCTGGTCCGCGAGGGTCTGCGCAACGTCGCCGCGGGTGCTTCCCCGGCCGCCCTGAAGAAGGGCATCGACGCCGCGGTCAAGGCCGTGTCCGAGGAGCTCCTCGCGACCGCCCGCCCGATCGAGGACAAGTCCGACATCGCCGCCGTGGCCGCGCTCTCCGCGCAGGACCAGCAGGTCGGCGAGCTCATCGCCGAGGCGATGGACAAGGTCGGCAAGGACGGTGTCATCACCGTCGAGGAGTCCAACACCTTCGGCCTGGAGCTGGAATTCACCGAGGGCATGGCCTTCGACAAGGGCTACCTCTCGCCGTACATGGTCTCCGACCAGGAGCGTATGGAGGCCGTCCTCGACGACCCGTACATCCTGATCAACCAGGGCAAGATCTCCTCGATCCAGGACCTCCTGCCGCTGCTCGAGAAGGTCATCCAGGCCGGCGCCTCGAAGCCGCTGCTGATCATCGCCGAGGACGTCGAGGGCGAGGCGCTCTCCACCCTCGTCGTCAACAAGATCCGTGGCACCTTCAACGCGGTGGCCGTCAAGGCCCCCGGCTTCGGTGACCGTCGCAAGGCGATGCTCCAGGACATGGCCACCCTCACCGGTGCCACCGTCATCGCCGAGGAGGTCGGCCTCAAGCTCGACCAGGCCGGTCTGGACGTACTGGGCTCCGCCCGCCGCGTGACCATCTCCAAGGACGACACCACCATCGTCGATGGTGGCGGCAGCCACGAAGAGGTCCTCGGCCGCGTCAACCAGATCAAGGCCGAGATCGAGTCCACCGACTCGGACTGGGACCGCGAGAAGCTGCAGGAGCGCCTGGCGAAGCTCGCCGGCGGCGTCTGCGTCATCAAGGTCGGCGCCGCCACCGAGGTGGAGCTCAAGGAGAAGAAGCACCGTCTCGAGGACGCCATCTCGGCGACCCGCGCCGCGGTCGAGGAGGGCATCGTCTCCGGCGGTGGCTCCGCGCTCGTCCACGCCGTCAAGGTCCTCGAGGGCAACCTCGGCCTGTCGGGCGACGAGGCCACCGGTGTCGCGGTCGTGCGCCGCGCCGCCGTCGAGCCGCTGCGCTGGATCGCCGAGAACGCCGGCCTCGAGGGTTACGTCATCACCTCGAAGGTCGCCGAGCTCGACAAGGGCCAGGGCTTCAACGCCGCCACCGGCGAGTACGGCGACCTGGTCAAGGCCGGCGTCATCGACCCGGTGAAGGTCACCCGTTCCGCGCTGGAGAACGCCGCCTCCATCGCCTCCCTGCTGCTCACGACCGAGACCCTGGTCGTCGAGAAGCCGGCGGACGACGAGGGCGACGCCGGTCACGGCCACGGCCACGGTCACAGCCACTGA
- a CDS encoding ester cyclase, with amino-acid sequence MIDYETTRFDEMNALIDRWAEQSSGRRTATHTMIGQDREARNHYVDMVEFASYEEAMKNSRLPETDRMFQEMVALCEGMPKFMNLDVVRDEHLNKQLADRVFTEAAMAGNMSVIDECFATNYIDHDTGKAESTVIGRDSMRSDMETWRAAFDMTFEPQAQLAEGDMVTTVWNWRGTHKGTFMGVAPTGKTYEMSGSTTFRCLDGEIIEGWWHYNTAALQMQMGASGSPYGT; translated from the coding sequence GTGATCGATTACGAGACTACGCGGTTCGACGAGATGAACGCCCTCATCGACCGCTGGGCGGAGCAGAGCAGCGGCAGGCGCACAGCCACGCACACGATGATCGGCCAGGACCGCGAGGCCCGGAACCACTACGTGGACATGGTGGAGTTCGCCTCGTACGAGGAGGCCATGAAGAACTCCCGGCTCCCCGAGACGGACCGGATGTTCCAGGAAATGGTGGCGCTCTGCGAAGGCATGCCGAAGTTCATGAACCTGGACGTGGTCCGCGACGAACACCTCAACAAGCAGCTCGCCGACCGGGTGTTCACGGAAGCGGCCATGGCCGGGAACATGAGCGTCATCGACGAGTGCTTCGCGACGAACTACATCGACCACGACACCGGCAAGGCGGAGTCCACCGTCATCGGGCGCGACTCCATGAGGTCGGACATGGAGACGTGGCGCGCCGCCTTCGACATGACCTTCGAGCCGCAGGCCCAGCTGGCCGAGGGCGACATGGTCACGACGGTGTGGAACTGGCGCGGCACCCACAAGGGCACGTTCATGGGAGTCGCACCGACCGGGAAGACGTACGAGATGTCCGGGAGCACCACCTTCAGGTGCCTGGACGGAGAGATCATCGAGGGCTGGTGGCACTACAACACCGCAGCCCTGCAGATGCAGATGGGCGCATCCGGTTCTCCGTACGGAACCTGA
- a CDS encoding SDR family NAD(P)-dependent oxidoreductase, which translates to MTTALITGSTAGIGAAFARRLAAQGHNLVLVARDTKRLGEQATELHDRHGIEAEVLVADLSTEEGITAVEQRLDDRTHPVDLLVNNAGFGNKGRYLEVSMADELTMLKVHIEAVLRLTSAATASMRSRGRGGVINVASVAAFVPRGTYGASKAWVVQFTQGAARDLAGSGVRLMALCPGFVRTEFHQRAGMGTDNIPGWMWLDADKLVATALDDLARGKTVSIPDPRYKALMSVVKLAPRGLLGGVSSRTGRKYGPQ; encoded by the coding sequence ATGACGACTGCGTTGATTACGGGATCCACGGCGGGCATCGGCGCCGCCTTCGCCCGGCGGCTGGCCGCCCAGGGGCACAACCTGGTACTGGTGGCACGCGACACCAAGCGGCTCGGCGAGCAGGCGACCGAGCTGCACGACCGGCACGGCATCGAGGCCGAGGTACTGGTCGCCGACCTCTCCACCGAGGAGGGCATCACGGCGGTCGAGCAGCGACTCGACGACCGCACGCACCCGGTGGACCTGCTGGTCAACAACGCCGGCTTCGGCAACAAGGGCCGCTACCTCGAGGTCTCCATGGCCGACGAGCTGACCATGCTGAAGGTGCACATCGAGGCGGTGCTGCGGCTGACCTCGGCGGCCACCGCGTCGATGCGCTCGCGCGGCCGCGGCGGCGTGATCAACGTGGCCTCGGTGGCGGCCTTCGTGCCGCGCGGCACCTACGGGGCGAGCAAGGCCTGGGTCGTGCAGTTCACCCAGGGCGCGGCGCGCGACCTGGCGGGGTCCGGGGTGCGGCTGATGGCCCTGTGCCCCGGCTTCGTGCGTACGGAGTTCCACCAGCGGGCGGGGATGGGCACGGACAACATCCCCGGCTGGATGTGGCTGGACGCCGACAAGCTGGTGGCCACGGCCCTGGACGACCTGGCGCGGGGGAAGACGGTGTCGATCCCGGACCCGCGGTACAAGGCGCTGATGAGCGTGGTGAAGCTGGCGCCGCGCGGGCTGCTGGGCGGGGTGTCCTCGCGTACGGGCCGCAAGTACGGCCCCCAGTAG
- a CDS encoding MOSC domain-containing protein — protein MHLISVNLGRATAVDYSDAEGGRTGIGKRPAPGPVRVVAPGPKADGLGSGLDGDAVCDRRHHGGDHQAVYAYAREDLDLWERELGRELPGGLFGENFTTSGIDLNTARLGDRWRVGADLVLEVASARIPCRTFQGALGEAGWVKRFTQAARPGAYLRVIEAGSVSPGDPIEVIHRPDHDVTVQLWFRAFTTERALLPLTLAAGTAMEPKAHERVRLYVEKYGAETGEG, from the coding sequence ATGCATCTCATCTCCGTGAACCTCGGCCGCGCCACGGCCGTCGACTACTCCGACGCGGAGGGCGGGCGAACGGGCATCGGCAAGCGCCCCGCGCCCGGACCCGTCCGCGTCGTCGCCCCGGGCCCGAAGGCCGACGGCCTCGGCAGCGGCCTGGACGGCGACGCCGTCTGCGACCGGCGCCACCACGGCGGCGACCACCAGGCCGTCTACGCGTACGCCCGCGAGGACCTGGACCTGTGGGAGCGCGAGCTCGGCCGCGAGCTGCCCGGCGGGCTCTTCGGCGAGAACTTCACCACCTCCGGCATCGACCTGAACACCGCGCGGCTCGGCGACCGCTGGCGGGTCGGCGCGGACCTCGTCCTCGAGGTGGCCTCGGCCCGCATCCCGTGCCGGACCTTCCAGGGGGCCCTGGGCGAGGCCGGCTGGGTCAAGCGGTTCACACAGGCGGCCCGGCCGGGCGCGTACCTGCGGGTGATCGAGGCGGGGTCGGTCTCGCCCGGCGACCCGATCGAGGTCATCCACCGGCCCGACCACGACGTGACGGTGCAGCTCTGGTTCCGCGCCTTCACCACCGAGCGGGCGCTGCTGCCGCTCACCCTGGCGGCGGGCACGGCGATGGAGCCGAAGGCCCACGAGCGGGTGCGCCTGTACGTGGAGAAGTACGGGGCGGAGACCGGGGAGGGGTAG
- a CDS encoding LysR family transcriptional regulator, which produces MIEARHLRVLRAVAGTGSFSAAARELGCTQPAVSQQMKALEQSAGTPLLIRTGREMRLTQAGEALVRHAAGILAGLTAAEEEVAAIAGLRAGRVRLVSFPSGSSTLVPTALAAMRSEHPGTRISLVEAEPPRSVEMLREGDCDLALAFRYGGAAHSAAEWDDLVVRPLLTDRLVGLVPEGHRLAGAERVGMAELADEPWIAGCPRCRRHLVEVCEGAGFTPRIDFATDDYPAVVGLVGAGLGVAVLPELAVESVRAKGVSTVAVEPAVEREVVALTLPDLARVPAVAATLAQLERAAAR; this is translated from the coding sequence GTGATCGAGGCACGTCATCTCCGGGTTCTGCGCGCTGTCGCCGGGACCGGGTCCTTCTCCGCAGCCGCCCGCGAGCTCGGCTGCACCCAGCCGGCCGTCTCCCAGCAGATGAAGGCGCTGGAGCAGTCGGCCGGCACTCCGCTGCTCATCCGCACCGGACGCGAAATGCGGCTGACCCAGGCGGGTGAGGCCCTGGTGCGCCATGCCGCGGGGATCCTGGCCGGGCTGACGGCCGCCGAGGAGGAGGTCGCGGCCATCGCCGGGCTGCGCGCGGGCCGGGTCCGGCTCGTGTCCTTCCCCAGCGGCAGCTCCACGCTGGTGCCGACCGCGCTCGCGGCGATGCGTTCCGAGCACCCGGGGACCCGCATCTCGCTGGTCGAGGCCGAACCGCCGCGCTCGGTGGAGATGCTGCGCGAGGGCGACTGCGACCTGGCGCTGGCCTTCCGTTACGGCGGGGCCGCCCATTCCGCCGCGGAGTGGGACGACCTCGTGGTGCGGCCGCTGCTGACCGACCGGCTCGTCGGGCTGGTCCCGGAGGGGCACCGGCTGGCCGGTGCGGAGCGCGTGGGCATGGCGGAGCTGGCCGACGAACCGTGGATCGCGGGCTGTCCGCGCTGTCGCCGCCACCTCGTGGAGGTGTGCGAGGGTGCGGGCTTCACCCCGCGCATCGACTTCGCCACCGACGACTACCCGGCGGTGGTCGGCCTGGTCGGCGCGGGGCTGGGCGTCGCGGTGCTGCCGGAGCTCGCGGTGGAGTCCGTACGGGCCAAGGGCGTGAGCACGGTGGCCGTGGAGCCGGCGGTGGAGCGGGAGGTCGTCGCGCTGACCCTGCCCGACCTGGCCCGGGTGCCTGCCGTGGCCGCGACCCTGGCGCAGCTGGAGCGGGCGGCCGCGCGCTGA
- a CDS encoding WhiB family transcriptional regulator, which yields MADFSRLPGPNADLWDWQLLAACRGVDSSLFFHPEGERGAARSAREASAKEVCMRCPVRSECAAHALAVREPYGVWGGLTEDEREELMGRARHRLIPASSAIGPIAPS from the coding sequence ATGGCAGATTTCTCCCGCCTCCCCGGACCGAACGCCGACCTCTGGGACTGGCAGCTGCTAGCCGCCTGCCGCGGGGTCGACAGCTCCCTCTTCTTCCATCCGGAAGGCGAGCGGGGCGCGGCCAGGAGCGCGCGCGAGGCCTCGGCTAAAGAGGTCTGCATGCGATGCCCGGTTCGTTCGGAATGCGCCGCGCACGCACTCGCCGTCCGAGAGCCCTACGGGGTGTGGGGCGGCCTGACCGAAGACGAGCGCGAGGAGCTGATGGGCCGCGCCCGGCATCGCCTGATCCCCGCGTCGAGTGCGATCGGACCGATCGCGCCGAGCTGA
- a CDS encoding response regulator transcription factor: protein MTSVLVCDDSPLAREALRRAVATVPGVERVTTAANGEEVLRRWGADRSDLILMDVRMPGLGGVETVRRLLSADPGARIIMLTVAEDLDGVALAVAAGARGYLHKDASRAELRATVTQALADPTWRLAPRRLRSAEMGAAPTLTAREIQVLEGMSHGRSNAEIGRELFLSEDTVKTHARRLFKKLGASDRAHAVALGFRWGLVR, encoded by the coding sequence ATGACATCCGTCCTCGTCTGCGACGACTCCCCGCTTGCCCGAGAGGCGCTCCGCCGCGCGGTTGCCACCGTGCCCGGCGTCGAGCGTGTGACGACGGCTGCCAACGGCGAGGAAGTCCTCCGCCGCTGGGGCGCCGACCGCTCCGACCTGATTCTGATGGATGTACGGATGCCCGGGCTGGGCGGTGTGGAGACGGTCCGCCGACTGCTCTCGGCCGACCCCGGCGCCCGCATCATCATGCTGACGGTCGCCGAGGACCTGGACGGCGTGGCCCTCGCGGTCGCCGCCGGCGCCCGTGGCTACCTGCACAAGGACGCCTCGCGCGCCGAACTGCGGGCCACGGTCACCCAGGCCCTCGCCGACCCGACCTGGCGACTGGCCCCGCGCCGGCTCCGCTCGGCCGAGATGGGCGCCGCGCCCACGCTCACCGCGCGCGAGATCCAGGTCCTGGAGGGCATGAGTCACGGCCGGTCCAATGCGGAGATCGGGCGCGAGCTCTTCCTCTCCGAGGACACGGTCAAGACGCACGCCCGTCGGCTGTTCAAGAAGCTCGGTGCCTCGGACCGGGCGCACGCTGTGGCCCTCGGCTTCCGCTGGGGTCTGGTCCGCTGA
- a CDS encoding sigma-70 family RNA polymerase sigma factor, translating into MRDDEALGSPAATGPTGAARGGSAGGVSALVRRAVEGDEQATHDLLAFVHPLAIRYCRTRLSRLPGDARHFVEDLAQEVCVAVLMALPRYRDTGRPFEAFVFAIAAHKVADLQRAAMRHPGSTAVPSDEMPERPDDSLGPEERALLSSDAAWAKKLLANLPENQRELLVLRVAVGLTAEETGQMLGMSPGAVRVAQHRALSRLRALAEQ; encoded by the coding sequence ATGCGCGACGACGAGGCCTTGGGGTCACCCGCGGCCACAGGCCCGACCGGCGCCGCCAGAGGCGGCAGTGCCGGGGGTGTCAGCGCGCTCGTACGCCGGGCGGTGGAGGGCGACGAGCAGGCCACGCACGACCTGCTCGCCTTCGTGCACCCCCTTGCGATCCGCTATTGCCGCACCCGGCTCTCGCGATTGCCGGGTGACGCTCGTCACTTCGTGGAGGACCTGGCGCAGGAGGTCTGCGTCGCCGTCCTGATGGCGCTGCCGCGCTACCGGGACACCGGGCGGCCCTTCGAGGCCTTCGTCTTCGCGATCGCCGCGCACAAGGTCGCCGACCTGCAGCGGGCCGCCATGCGGCACCCGGGCAGCACGGCCGTGCCCTCCGACGAGATGCCGGAACGGCCCGACGACTCGCTGGGCCCCGAGGAGCGCGCGCTGCTCAGCAGCGACGCCGCCTGGGCCAAGAAGCTGCTGGCGAACCTTCCGGAGAACCAGCGAGAGCTCCTCGTGCTGCGGGTGGCCGTCGGGCTGACCGCGGAGGAGACCGGGCAGATGCTCGGAATGTCCCCCGGGGCCGTGCGCGTCGCCCAGCACCGGGCACTCAGCAGGCTGCGGGCGCTCGCCGAGCAGTAG
- the guaB gene encoding IMP dehydrogenase, with protein MTADGVPDKFATLGLTYDDVLLLPGASDMSPDAIDTSSLISRNVRVNVPLLSAAMDKVTEARMAIAMARQGGVGVLHRNLSIADQANQVDLVKRSESGMVTDPITVHPDATLREADELCAKFRISGVPVTDPAGKLLGIVTNRDMAFESDRSRQVREVMTPMPLVTGKVGISGVDAMELLRRHKIEKLPLVDDAGILKGLITVKDFVKAEKYPNAAKDKGGRLLVGAAVGVAGDAYERAQALIEAGADFIVVDTAHGHSRLVGDMVAKIKSNSGVDVIGGNVATRDGAQALIDAGCDGIKVGVGPGSICTTRVVAGIGVPQVTAIYEASLAAKAAGVPVIGDGGLQYSGDIAKALVAGADTVMLGSLLAGCEESPGELLFINGKQFKSYRGMGSLGAMQSRGDQRSFSKDRYFQEGVGGDDKLIPEGIEGQVPYRGPLSAVVHQLVGGLRQSMFYVGGRTVPELQDRGRFVRITSAGLKESHPHDIQMTVEAPNYSRKG; from the coding sequence ATGACCGCCGACGGAGTGCCCGACAAATTCGCCACGCTCGGACTGACCTACGACGACGTGCTGCTGCTGCCGGGCGCGTCGGACATGTCGCCTGATGCGATCGACACCTCTTCCCTCATCTCGCGCAACGTGCGCGTGAACGTCCCGCTGCTGTCCGCCGCCATGGACAAGGTCACCGAGGCCCGCATGGCCATCGCCATGGCCCGTCAGGGCGGCGTCGGCGTGCTGCACCGCAACCTCTCCATCGCGGACCAGGCCAACCAGGTCGACCTGGTCAAGCGCTCCGAGTCCGGCATGGTCACCGACCCGATCACGGTGCACCCGGACGCGACGCTGCGCGAGGCCGACGAGCTCTGCGCGAAGTTCCGCATCTCCGGCGTCCCGGTCACCGACCCCGCCGGCAAGCTCCTCGGCATCGTCACCAACCGCGACATGGCCTTCGAGTCGGACCGCAGCCGCCAGGTGCGCGAGGTCATGACCCCGATGCCGCTGGTCACGGGCAAGGTCGGCATCTCGGGCGTGGACGCCATGGAGCTGCTGCGCCGCCACAAGATCGAGAAGCTTCCGCTGGTCGACGACGCGGGCATCCTCAAGGGCCTCATCACGGTCAAGGACTTCGTCAAGGCCGAGAAGTACCCGAACGCCGCCAAGGACAAGGGCGGCCGGCTGCTCGTCGGTGCGGCCGTCGGTGTCGCCGGCGACGCGTACGAGCGCGCCCAGGCCCTGATCGAGGCGGGCGCCGACTTCATCGTCGTCGACACCGCCCACGGTCACTCCCGCCTGGTCGGCGACATGGTCGCCAAGATCAAGTCGAATTCCGGCGTCGACGTCATCGGCGGCAACGTCGCCACGCGTGACGGCGCGCAGGCGCTGATCGACGCCGGCTGCGACGGCATCAAGGTCGGCGTCGGCCCCGGCTCCATCTGCACCACCCGCGTCGTCGCCGGCATCGGCGTCCCGCAGGTCACCGCGATCTACGAGGCCTCGCTCGCCGCCAAGGCGGCCGGTGTCCCGGTCATCGGCGACGGCGGCCTGCAGTACTCCGGCGACATCGCCAAGGCCCTGGTCGCGGGGGCCGACACGGTGATGCTCGGCTCGCTGCTGGCGGGCTGTGAGGAGTCCCCGGGCGAGCTGCTCTTCATCAACGGCAAGCAGTTCAAGTCGTACCGCGGCATGGGTTCGCTCGGCGCGATGCAGTCCCGCGGCGACCAGCGCTCCTTCTCCAAGGACCGCTACTTCCAGGAGGGCGTGGGCGGCGACGACAAGCTCATCCCCGAGGGCATCGAGGGCCAGGTCCCCTACCGCGGCCCGCTCTCCGCGGTCGTGCACCAGCTCGTCGGCGGCCTGCGCCAGTCGATGTTCTACGTCGGCGGCCGCACGGTCCCCGAGCTGCAGGACCGCGGCCGGTTCGTCCGGATCACCTCGGCGGGCCTCAAGGAGAGCCACCCGCACGACATCCAGATGACGGTCGAGGCGCCGAACTACTCCCGCAAGGGGTAA
- a CDS encoding GuaB3 family IMP dehydrogenase-related protein, protein MTEIEIGRGKRGRRAYAFDDIAIVPSRRTRDPKEVSIAWQIDAYRFELPFLAAPMDSVVSPQTAIRIGELGGLGVLNLEGLWTRYEDPQPLLDEITELDEESATRRLQEIYSAPIQADLIRQRIKEVRDSGVVTAAALSPQRTAEFSKAVVDAGVDIFVIRGTTVSAEHVSGAAEPLNLKQFIYELDVPVIVGGCATYTAALHLMRTGAAGVLVGFGGGAAHTTRNVLGIQVPMATAVADVAAARRDYMDESGGRYVHVIADGGVGWSGDIPKAVACGADAVMMGSPLARATDAPGKGNHWGMEAVHEDVPRGKKVDLGTVGTTEEILTGPSHTPDGSMNIFGALRRSMATTGYSELKEFQRVEVTIADSQHSR, encoded by the coding sequence GTGACTGAGATCGAGATCGGGCGCGGCAAGCGCGGCCGCAGGGCGTACGCGTTCGACGACATCGCCATCGTCCCGAGCCGGCGTACCCGGGACCCGAAGGAGGTCTCGATCGCCTGGCAGATCGACGCGTACCGCTTCGAGCTCCCCTTCCTGGCCGCCCCCATGGACTCGGTCGTCTCCCCGCAGACCGCGATCCGCATCGGCGAGCTCGGCGGCCTCGGCGTGCTGAACCTCGAAGGCCTGTGGACCCGCTACGAGGACCCGCAGCCGCTGCTCGACGAGATCACGGAGCTGGACGAGGAGTCCGCGACCCGTCGTCTCCAGGAGATCTACTCGGCGCCGATCCAGGCGGACCTGATCCGTCAGCGCATCAAGGAGGTGCGCGACTCGGGCGTCGTCACCGCCGCCGCGCTCTCCCCGCAGCGCACGGCCGAGTTCTCCAAGGCCGTCGTCGACGCCGGCGTGGACATCTTCGTGATCCGCGGCACCACGGTGTCGGCCGAGCACGTGTCGGGCGCCGCCGAGCCGCTGAACCTCAAGCAGTTCATCTACGAGCTCGACGTCCCGGTCATCGTCGGCGGCTGCGCCACCTACACGGCGGCCCTGCACCTGATGCGCACCGGCGCGGCCGGTGTCCTCGTCGGCTTCGGCGGCGGCGCCGCGCACACCACGCGCAACGTGCTCGGCATCCAGGTCCCGATGGCCACCGCCGTCGCGGACGTGGCCGCGGCCCGCCGCGACTACATGGACGAGTCCGGCGGCCGCTACGTGCACGTCATCGCCGACGGCGGCGTGGGCTGGTCCGGCGACATCCCGAAGGCCGTCGCCTGCGGCGCGGACGCCGTGATGATGGGCTCCCCGCTGGCCCGTGCCACCGACGCGCCCGGCAAGGGCAACCACTGGGGCATGGAGGCCGTCCACGAGGACGTGCCGCGCGGCAAGAAGGTCGACCTCGGCACTGTGGGCACCACCGAGGAGATCCTCACCGGTCCCTCGCACACCCCGGACGGCTCGATGAACATCTTCGGCGCCCTGCGCCGCTCGATGGCCACCACCGGCTACAGCGAGCTCAAGGAGTTCCAGCGGGTCGAGGTCACCATCGCGGACTCGCAGCACAGCCGCTGA
- a CDS encoding nucleotide sugar dehydrogenase: MPADLAVIGLGHLGLPLAQAAVAAGIETVGYDSGPVTDSTLTAAEIRRMSAAGFRITTNPAELGRVRTAVICAPTQLGADRALDLSAVGEAGHALAARLRAHTTVILESAVHPGVTEEYLRPILEAGSGLRAGRDFHLAYSPSRHDPGNRTHGISNTPKVIGGLTPACTESAHAFYARLTEKVVRARGLREAETVQLLETNYRHVNIALMNEMAVLCHDLGVDLWDVIRCAETKPYGFQAFRPGPGVGGHGVPLDPNYLPHTTRTPGHPLRMVGLAQEINNRMPQYVIQRSATLLNEHGKSARGARVLLLGVTYKPDLADQEGSPAREIASRLIDLGALISYHDPYITGWRVRDQPVPRAESLYEAAANADLTILLQHHRTYDLQGLAVKAQLLLDTRGASPVGAAHRL, encoded by the coding sequence ATGCCCGCAGATCTCGCCGTCATCGGACTCGGCCATCTCGGCCTCCCGCTCGCCCAGGCGGCCGTCGCCGCCGGAATCGAGACGGTCGGCTACGACAGCGGTCCGGTCACGGACTCCACCCTCACCGCCGCCGAGATCCGCCGCATGTCGGCGGCCGGCTTCCGGATCACCACCAACCCGGCCGAGCTCGGCCGGGTCCGCACGGCCGTCATCTGCGCCCCCACCCAGCTCGGCGCCGATCGCGCACTGGACCTCTCCGCCGTCGGGGAGGCCGGCCACGCGCTCGCCGCCCGGTTGCGCGCCCACACCACCGTGATCCTCGAATCGGCCGTCCACCCGGGCGTCACCGAGGAGTACCTCCGCCCGATCCTCGAAGCGGGCTCCGGGCTGCGGGCCGGCCGGGACTTCCACCTGGCCTACTCCCCCAGCCGCCACGACCCGGGCAACCGCACGCACGGCATCTCCAACACCCCCAAGGTGATCGGCGGCCTCACGCCCGCCTGCACGGAGTCCGCGCACGCCTTCTACGCCCGCCTCACCGAGAAGGTGGTCCGCGCCCGCGGCCTGCGCGAGGCCGAGACCGTACAGCTCCTCGAGACGAACTACCGCCACGTCAACATCGCCCTCATGAACGAGATGGCGGTGCTCTGCCACGACCTCGGCGTGGACCTGTGGGACGTCATCCGCTGCGCGGAGACCAAGCCGTACGGATTCCAGGCCTTCCGCCCCGGCCCCGGGGTCGGCGGCCACGGCGTCCCCCTCGACCCGAACTACCTCCCCCACACCACGCGCACCCCGGGCCACCCCCTGCGCATGGTCGGACTGGCGCAGGAGATCAACAACCGGATGCCGCAGTACGTCATCCAGCGCTCCGCCACCCTGCTGAACGAGCACGGCAAGTCCGCCCGCGGGGCCCGCGTCCTGCTCCTCGGCGTCACCTACAAGCCCGACCTGGCCGACCAGGAGGGTTCCCCGGCCCGCGAGATCGCCAGCCGCCTCATCGACCTGGGCGCGCTGATCAGCTACCACGACCCGTACATCACGGGCTGGCGGGTCAGGGACCAGCCGGTCCCCCGTGCCGAATCGTTGTACGAGGCCGCCGCGAACGCGGACCTGACCATCCTGCTGCAGCACCACCGCACCTATGACCTGCAAGGACTTGCGGTGAAGGCCCAGTTGCTCCTCGACACCCGCGGCGCCAGCCCGGTGGGCGCGGCCCACCGGCTCTGA